The following proteins are co-located in the Neomonachus schauinslandi chromosome 8, ASM220157v2, whole genome shotgun sequence genome:
- the NKAPL gene encoding NKAP-like protein, producing the protein MAPVSRSRYVEDTAGSRRWRRSSSGSPPSAQARRSPLGGRGRSRSRGLEGLRPPWGGSGVGAPCPLGRRREAAPAARNYAFSSSSVYYGGYRYHHHDYAGDRQWAEEHEKEEEESYRQRRLRERERIGELGAPEVWGLSPKFPEPDSDAHTPVEDDEVKTQKPSSSDSSSEEKRKKTGRSKSKKKRKKKSKRKHRKYSDNSDANSDSDTDSSSDDKKRAKKAKKKEKKKKHRGKKTKKNKNKKTKKESSDSSFKDSEGELPEEIWIGQSKIADTLDLIGPEAPIIHTSQDEKPLNYGHALLPGEGAAMAEYVKAGKRIPRRGEIGLTSEEIASFECSGYVMSGSRHRRMEAVRLRKENQIYSADEKRALASFNQEERRKRENKILASFREMVYRKTKVKDDK; encoded by the coding sequence ATGGCCCCGGTGTCCCGGTCCCGTTATGTCGAGGACACCGCGGGCTCTCGGAGGTGGCGACGCAGCTCGTCGGGGAGCCCGCCGTCTGCGCAGGCCAGACGCTCCCCGTTGGGAGGCCGTGGCCGCTCTCGCTCCCGCGGCCTCGAGGGCCTCAGGCCTCCGTGGGGAGGGTCGGGCGTTGGCGCCCCTTGCCCGCTTGGCCGCCGTCGAGAGGCGGCCCCGGCGGCCCGCAACTACGCATTCTCATCCTCTTCCGTCTACTATGGCGGGTACCGCTACCATCACCACGACTATGCGGGCGACCGGCAGTGGGCGGAGGAGcacgagaaggaggaggaggagagctaCCGGCAGaggaggctgagagagagagagaggattggGGAGTTGGGGGCTCCTGAGGTGTGGGGGCTGTCTCCAAAGTTTCCTGAGCCGGATTCTGATGCGCACACCCCCGTGGAGGATGATGAGGTGAAGACTCAGAAGCCCAGCAGTTCAGACTCCAGCtctgaagaaaaaaggaagaagaccgGTCgttcaaaaagcaagaaaaaaagaaagaaaaagtccaaaAGGAAGCATAGGAAATACTCTGATAATAGTGATGCGAATTCAGACTCCGACACTGATTCTAGCTCTGATGATAAAAAGAGAGCCAAAAAAgccaagaagaaggagaagaaaaagaaacacaggggtaaaaaaaccaagaagaataagaataagaagaCTAAAAAAGAATCCAGTGACTCAAGCTTTAAAGATTCAGAAGGGGAGTTGCCGGAAGAGATCTGGATTGGGCAGTCAAAGATTGCAGATACCCTGGATCTGATAGGTCCAGAAGCACCTATAATACACACCTCCCAAGATGAGAAACCTTTGAACTATGGCCATGCTCTGCTCCCAGGTGAAGGTGCAGCAATGGCGGAGTATGTAAAAGCTGGAAAGCGAATCCCACGAAGAGGTGAAATTGGGCTGACAAGTGAAGAGATTGCTTCATTTGAATGCTCAGGTTATGTTATGAGTGGTAGCAGGCATCGTAGAATGGAGGCTGTACGACTGCGTAAAGAGAACCAGATCTACAGTGCCGATGAGAAGAGAGCCCTTGCATCCTTTAACCAGGAAGAGAGAcggaagagagagaataagattCTAGCCAGTTTCCGAGAGATGGTGTACAGAAAGACAAAAGTGAAAGATGACAAGTAA
- the ZSCAN26 gene encoding zinc finger and SCAN domain-containing protein 26 isoform X2: MATALGPDQAKKQKMLAEEAAPVEAAREPQVQAERDVPKPEEEKGEETKIENGKTVVETDFCGGVESSGKVSEPIEPRHEDPNLEGQQVKPKEKTEYKCSDCGEGFTQCSDLIRHEGTHTQGKLCESEACHSPSPTAHQKIRSREKGHQCHECGKAFQRSSHLVRHQKIHLGEKPYQCKECGKVFSQNAGLLEHLRIHTGEKPYLCIHCGKNFRRSSHLNRHQRIHSQEEPCECKECGKTFSQALFLTHHQRIHSHSRSHRCNECGKAFSLTSDLIRHHRIHTGEKPFKCAICQKAFRLNSHLAQHVRIHNEEKPYECNECGEAFRQRSGLFQHQRYHHKHSLA, translated from the exons ATGGCGACAGCATTG GGCCCAGACCAGGCAAAGAAGCAGAAGATGCTCGCAGAGGAGGCGGCCCCTGTGGAAGCAGCGCGGGAGCCGCAGGTCCAGGCTGAGCGTGACGTCCCAAAGCCTGAAGAAGAGAAGG GTGAGGAGACAAAGATTGAGAATGGGAAGACGGTGGTAGAGACAGATTTTTGTGGAGGAGTGGAATCATCTGGGAAAGTATCTGAACCCATAGAACCTCGTCATGAGGACCCTAACTTGGAAGGGCAGCAGGTCAAGCCCAAGGAGAAGACTGAATATAAATGCTCAGACTGTGGGGAGGGATTCACCCAGTGCTCAGACCTGATTAGACACGAagggacacacacacaagggaagCTCTGTGAATCTGAGGCTTGTCATAGTCCTAGTCCTACGGCACATCAGAAAATCCGCTCTAGAGAGAAAGGTCATCAGTGTCAcgagtgtgggaaagcctttcaGAGAAGTTCACACCTTGTCAGGCACCAGAAAATCCATCTTGGAGAGAAGCCTTATCAGTGCAAAGAGTGTGGAAAGGTCTTTAGTCAGAATGCAGGCCTTTTGGAACACCTCAGAatccatactggagagaaaccttacctGTGCATCCATTGTGGGAAGAACTTCAGGCGCAGCTCCCACCTCAACCGACACCAGAGAATTCACAGCCAGGAGGAGCCCTGTGAGTGCAAGGAGTGTGGGAAGACCTTCAGTCAGGCCCTTTTCCTCACCCACCACCAGAGAATCCACAGCCACTCCAGAAGCCATCGCTGTAACGAGTGCGGGAAAGCCTTCAGTTTGACCTCGGACCTTATTCGCCATCACAggattcacactggagaaaagccTTTTAAGTGTGCCATATGCCAGAAAGCCTTCCGACTGAACTCCCACCTGGCTCAGCACGTGAGAATCCACAACGAAGAAAAACCCTATGAGTGTAATGAATGTGGCGAAGCCTTCAGGCAGAGGTCGGGTCTTTTTCAGCATCAGAGATATCACCACAAACACAGTCTGGCTTGA
- the ZSCAN26 gene encoding zinc finger and SCAN domain-containing protein 26 isoform X1, with protein sequence MATALANAHSPAPLNLKKKGLRIVKEDPCSTWEQGFKLPGNSTGLGQEPLCKQFRQLRYEETTGPREALSRLRELCCQWLRPETHSKEQIVELLVLEQFLTILPEELQARVREHHPESGEQVVTVLEDLQPELGEAGQHVGPDQAKKQKMLAEEAAPVEAAREPQVQAERDVPKPEEEKGEETKIENGKTVVETDFCGGVESSGKVSEPIEPRHEDPNLEGQQVKPKEKTEYKCSDCGEGFTQCSDLIRHEGTHTQGKLCESEACHSPSPTAHQKIRSREKGHQCHECGKAFQRSSHLVRHQKIHLGEKPYQCKECGKVFSQNAGLLEHLRIHTGEKPYLCIHCGKNFRRSSHLNRHQRIHSQEEPCECKECGKTFSQALFLTHHQRIHSHSRSHRCNECGKAFSLTSDLIRHHRIHTGEKPFKCAICQKAFRLNSHLAQHVRIHNEEKPYECNECGEAFRQRSGLFQHQRYHHKHSLA encoded by the exons ATGGCGACAGCATTGGCTAATGCCCATTCCCCAGCTCCTCTGAATCTGAAGAAGAAGGGGCTTCGGATAGTGAAGGAGGATCCCTGCTCTACTTGGGAACAGGGATTCAAGCTGCCAGGAAACAGCACCGGCCTTGGACAAGAACCGCTGTGCAAACAGTTCAGGCAGTTGCGATATGAAGAGACCACAGGACCCCGCGAGGCGCTGAGCCGGCTCCGGGAGCTCTGCTGTCAGTGGCTGCGGCCCGAGACGCACAGCAAGGAGCAGATCGTGGAGCTGCTGGTGCTGGAGCAGTTCCTGACCATCCTGCCCGAGGAGCTGCAGGCTCGGGTGCGGGAGCACCACCCGGAGAGCGGCGAGCAGGTGGTGACTGTGCTGGAGGATTTGCAGCCAGAGCTTGGAGAAGCAGGACAACATGTG GGCCCAGACCAGGCAAAGAAGCAGAAGATGCTCGCAGAGGAGGCGGCCCCTGTGGAAGCAGCGCGGGAGCCGCAGGTCCAGGCTGAGCGTGACGTCCCAAAGCCTGAAGAAGAGAAGG GTGAGGAGACAAAGATTGAGAATGGGAAGACGGTGGTAGAGACAGATTTTTGTGGAGGAGTGGAATCATCTGGGAAAGTATCTGAACCCATAGAACCTCGTCATGAGGACCCTAACTTGGAAGGGCAGCAGGTCAAGCCCAAGGAGAAGACTGAATATAAATGCTCAGACTGTGGGGAGGGATTCACCCAGTGCTCAGACCTGATTAGACACGAagggacacacacacaagggaagCTCTGTGAATCTGAGGCTTGTCATAGTCCTAGTCCTACGGCACATCAGAAAATCCGCTCTAGAGAGAAAGGTCATCAGTGTCAcgagtgtgggaaagcctttcaGAGAAGTTCACACCTTGTCAGGCACCAGAAAATCCATCTTGGAGAGAAGCCTTATCAGTGCAAAGAGTGTGGAAAGGTCTTTAGTCAGAATGCAGGCCTTTTGGAACACCTCAGAatccatactggagagaaaccttacctGTGCATCCATTGTGGGAAGAACTTCAGGCGCAGCTCCCACCTCAACCGACACCAGAGAATTCACAGCCAGGAGGAGCCCTGTGAGTGCAAGGAGTGTGGGAAGACCTTCAGTCAGGCCCTTTTCCTCACCCACCACCAGAGAATCCACAGCCACTCCAGAAGCCATCGCTGTAACGAGTGCGGGAAAGCCTTCAGTTTGACCTCGGACCTTATTCGCCATCACAggattcacactggagaaaagccTTTTAAGTGTGCCATATGCCAGAAAGCCTTCCGACTGAACTCCCACCTGGCTCAGCACGTGAGAATCCACAACGAAGAAAAACCCTATGAGTGTAATGAATGTGGCGAAGCCTTCAGGCAGAGGTCGGGTCTTTTTCAGCATCAGAGATATCACCACAAACACAGTCTGGCTTGA